The Mesobacillus jeotgali genome window below encodes:
- a CDS encoding MFS transporter → MSQSAAAVSAKPQNQNETAYKILFIIGLVHLLNDSIQSVIPAMFPILEKSMGLSFTQLGMIAFSLNIVSSILQPLIGMATDKKPMPYALPLGLTSTMFGVLGLAFASSFEFVILSVLFIGLGSAVFHPEGSRVAYMAAGPRRGLAQSIYQVGGNSGQALAPLITALILVPLGQFGAVWFTIVAAIAVGLLLYIAAWYSRKLDYEKIAAKVNQANKRVNKGISKNIKMALVLILFLIFARSWYISGMTNFYAFYTIDKYGLSIKEAQIFLFAFLVAGAFGTFFGGPLADRFGKKNIIFISMIAAAPLSAIIPFMPYSIAFALLTLSGFILMSSFSVTVVYAQELVPGKIGTMAGLTVGLAFGMGAIGSVGLGYLADLIGLPLMIICVGFLPLLGILTMFLPSDEKLAEWHR, encoded by the coding sequence ATGAGCCAATCAGCCGCCGCCGTTAGCGCCAAACCGCAGAATCAAAATGAGACAGCATATAAGATACTCTTTATCATCGGGTTAGTACATTTATTGAATGACTCCATTCAATCCGTCATTCCCGCCATGTTCCCTATCCTTGAGAAATCGATGGGTCTGTCATTCACTCAATTAGGAATGATCGCCTTTTCATTGAATATCGTTTCTTCCATCCTTCAGCCTTTGATAGGTATGGCAACCGACAAGAAGCCCATGCCTTATGCCTTGCCGCTGGGTTTGACCTCGACCATGTTCGGAGTTCTTGGACTCGCATTCGCTTCGAGCTTTGAGTTTGTTATTCTTTCCGTTTTATTCATCGGACTTGGGTCAGCCGTGTTCCATCCTGAAGGTTCCCGGGTTGCCTATATGGCAGCCGGTCCGCGCAGGGGACTGGCACAATCCATTTACCAGGTTGGAGGCAACTCCGGACAGGCCCTTGCCCCTTTGATCACGGCACTCATCCTTGTTCCGCTCGGCCAATTTGGAGCAGTATGGTTTACGATTGTCGCGGCTATTGCTGTTGGGCTGCTTTTATACATCGCCGCCTGGTACAGCAGGAAACTGGATTATGAAAAAATAGCTGCCAAGGTCAATCAAGCTAACAAACGAGTAAATAAAGGTATCTCAAAAAATATCAAAATGGCGCTTGTCCTGATTTTATTTTTGATTTTCGCGCGTTCCTGGTATATCTCAGGTATGACGAATTTCTACGCATTCTATACAATCGACAAATATGGCCTATCGATTAAAGAGGCGCAAATCTTCTTATTTGCCTTCCTTGTTGCCGGTGCATTCGGCACTTTTTTCGGAGGCCCGCTGGCAGATCGTTTTGGCAAGAAAAATATTATTTTCATTTCAATGATTGCGGCTGCGCCTCTGTCCGCCATCATCCCATTTATGCCGTATAGCATCGCCTTTGCCCTGCTTACCCTTAGCGGCTTTATCCTGATGTCGAGCTTTTCTGTTACTGTTGTATACGCACAGGAGCTTGTTCCAGGCAAAATCGGCACGATGGCTGGATTGACAGTCGGTCTTGCATTCGGTATGGGGGCCATTGGTTCAGTCGGTCTCGGGTATCTTGCTGACCTAATCGGATTGCCATTGATGATCATCTGTGTCGGATTCCTGCCCTTGCTGGGAATACTGACTATGTTCCTTCCTTCAGATGAAAAACTGGCTGAATGGCACAGATAG
- a CDS encoding methylthioribulose 1-phosphate dehydratase, translating to MSSLESKWEELADVKAELAERDWFMGTSGNLAIKVNSDPVQFLVTASGKDKRKRTDEDFLLVDQFGRPVDETCLKPSAETLLHVEVYKKTDAGCSLHVHTIDNNVISEVYGDRGEVQFQGQELIKAFNIWEEDAVLKIPIIPNYAHIPTLAKAFSEHVKGDTGAVLIRNHGITVWGRNAFEAKKILEATEFLFRYQLRLLEHKPFQLFKVV from the coding sequence ATGAGCTCATTAGAAAGTAAGTGGGAAGAGCTGGCCGACGTCAAAGCAGAACTGGCTGAGCGTGATTGGTTCATGGGAACGAGCGGCAACCTGGCAATTAAAGTGAACAGTGACCCGGTGCAATTCCTTGTAACGGCGAGCGGGAAAGATAAGCGTAAACGGACGGATGAAGACTTTTTGCTTGTTGACCAATTCGGCCGTCCGGTTGACGAAACATGTTTAAAGCCATCGGCTGAGACACTGCTGCATGTCGAGGTATACAAAAAGACAGACGCTGGCTGCAGCCTCCATGTGCATACCATTGACAACAATGTCATCTCCGAGGTCTATGGAGACAGGGGGGAGGTACAATTCCAGGGGCAGGAATTGATTAAGGCATTTAATATTTGGGAGGAAGATGCTGTTCTTAAGATTCCTATTATTCCGAATTATGCACATATACCAACCCTGGCAAAGGCATTTTCAGAGCACGTTAAAGGGGATACTGGCGCGGTTTTGATCCGTAACCATGGAATTACTGTTTGGGGAAGGAATGCATTTGAAGCAAAGAAAATTCTTGAGGCTACGGAATTTTTATTCCGCTACCAGTTAAGGCTGCTCGAACACAAACCATTCCAACTGTTCAAGGTCGTCTAA
- a CDS encoding cupin domain-containing protein yields the protein MAFIVKQNTQERILDEQQVEAFLNEQEVIYEKWEINKLPANLQEKFLLTDEEKQQILEAFKEEIEDISARRGYKAQDVISLSDNTPNLDQLLANFKQEHHHTDDEVRFIVSGHGVFVIQGKDGEFFEVFLNPGDLISVPENTRHYFTLQDDRQVVAVRIFVTTEGWVPIYEEEKVSQ from the coding sequence ATGGCATTTATCGTAAAGCAAAACACACAGGAAAGAATACTCGATGAACAGCAGGTTGAAGCATTTCTGAATGAACAGGAAGTCATCTATGAAAAATGGGAGATCAATAAATTGCCTGCAAATCTTCAAGAAAAATTCTTGTTAACGGATGAAGAAAAACAACAAATCCTCGAAGCCTTCAAGGAGGAGATTGAAGATATCTCTGCACGCAGAGGTTACAAAGCTCAAGACGTCATTTCACTGTCAGACAATACACCGAATCTTGATCAGCTTTTGGCGAATTTCAAGCAGGAACACCATCATACAGATGATGAGGTAAGATTCATTGTCAGCGGACATGGAGTGTTTGTCATTCAGGGGAAGGACGGAGAATTTTTTGAAGTGTTCCTGAATCCTGGAGACTTGATCTCAGTCCCTGAAAATACACGGCACTACTTTACGCTTCAGGACGACAGACAGGTAGTTGCAGTTAGAATTTTCGTTACAACTGAAGGCTGGGTTCCTATTTACGAAGAGGAAAAAGTGAGCCAGTAA
- a CDS encoding FAD-dependent oxidoreductase has translation MSEKFDVIVVGAGPAGTSCAYNCAKSGLKVLLIERGEYPGSKNVMGGVLYRKQMEDIIPEFWKEAPLERPVVEQRFWMMDKESVVQLGYKGLEWAVEPYNNFTVLRAHFDQWFAKKAVEQGALLINETVVTECIVENGKVVGVRTDRPDGEAFADVVVLADGVNSLLSKQLGFHREFRPDEVALTVMEVINLPKDKINERFNLEGNHGTTIEIFGDSTKGNLGTAFLYTNKESLNIGVGTTLSSMIKAKLKPYELLDYLKKHPMVRPYLEGGESAEYLAHLIPEGGFNSVPRVAGNGVLVVGDAAQLVNAIHREGSNMAMASGQMAAEAIVEAKKDGDFSENSLNRYKEALFGSFIIKDLEKYKDAAHTFETYPQYFKEYLPMMNKAMSKFFTVDGTPKREKQKEIMRSVTAEKGTFKVMQDIYRAWKAVK, from the coding sequence ATGTCTGAAAAATTTGATGTAATCGTCGTAGGAGCCGGCCCTGCTGGAACATCATGTGCCTACAACTGTGCCAAAAGCGGATTGAAAGTATTGCTGATTGAACGTGGTGAATACCCAGGATCAAAGAACGTAATGGGCGGGGTTCTTTATCGCAAACAGATGGAGGACATCATTCCGGAATTTTGGAAGGAAGCCCCACTGGAGCGGCCGGTTGTTGAGCAGCGATTCTGGATGATGGATAAAGAATCGGTCGTCCAGTTAGGTTACAAAGGTCTCGAATGGGCAGTTGAACCATATAATAACTTTACAGTATTGCGTGCACACTTTGACCAGTGGTTCGCAAAGAAAGCGGTGGAACAGGGTGCATTGTTGATCAATGAAACTGTTGTCACTGAATGTATTGTAGAAAATGGCAAGGTTGTAGGTGTGCGTACGGATCGCCCCGATGGAGAAGCATTTGCAGATGTTGTCGTGCTTGCAGACGGTGTAAACTCCCTGCTTTCCAAACAGCTTGGCTTCCACAGGGAATTCCGTCCTGATGAGGTTGCCCTTACGGTTATGGAAGTTATCAATCTGCCAAAGGATAAAATCAATGAACGTTTTAATCTTGAAGGAAATCATGGAACGACAATTGAGATATTCGGTGATTCAACAAAAGGCAATCTTGGCACCGCCTTCCTTTATACAAACAAAGAAAGTTTGAATATTGGAGTGGGTACTACACTCTCAAGTATGATCAAAGCCAAATTGAAGCCATATGAGCTGCTTGATTATCTCAAGAAACATCCGATGGTCCGTCCTTATCTGGAGGGAGGGGAATCCGCAGAGTACCTGGCCCACTTAATTCCTGAGGGAGGATTCAATTCCGTGCCTAGGGTAGCCGGTAACGGTGTGCTTGTAGTAGGAGATGCTGCACAGCTGGTCAATGCCATCCACCGTGAGGGCTCAAACATGGCGATGGCTTCAGGCCAAATGGCTGCAGAAGCGATCGTAGAAGCCAAAAAAGATGGCGACTTTAGCGAAAACAGCCTGAACCGCTATAAAGAAGCACTGTTCGGCAGCTTTATCATTAAAGACCTCGAAAAATATAAGGATGCTGCACATACCTTTGAGACATACCCGCAGTATTTCAAGGAATATCTGCCAATGATGAACAAAGCAATGAGCAAGTTCTTTACAGTAGATGGAACACCTAAGAGAGAAAAACAAAAGGAAATCATGCGCAGCGTGACAGCTGAAAAAGGAACCTTTAAAGTAATGCAAGACATCTATCGTGCCTGGAAGGCGGTGAAATAA
- the mtnW gene encoding 2,3-diketo-5-methylthiopentyl-1-phosphate enolase yields MSEITATYIVHDAKHNPEKKAEGIALGLTVGSWTDLPELDQRQLKKHKGRVVSVEGSSLDHNSETVATIKIAYPALNFSSDLPAILTTVFGKLSLDGKVKLVDLEFGKELKKAFPGPRFGIEGIRRKLGVHDRPLLMSIFKGVIGRDMDFLLKQLKKQSLGGVDLIKDDEILFENELTPIEKRVTFGKQVLEEVYETTGHRTLYAANLTGRTSQLKDKARKAAELGADALLFNVFAYGLDVLQELREDDEIGIPIMAHPAVSGALTSADEYGFSHSLLLGKLIRYAGADFSLFPSPYGSVALEKEQALSIADALTSKDVFKRAFPVPSAGIHPGMVPLLINDFGVDSIINAGGGVHGHPGGAQGGGKAFRQAIETVLQEKSLEEGALEHAELKTALGLWGSSEAVAK; encoded by the coding sequence ATGAGTGAAATTACAGCGACCTACATAGTCCATGACGCCAAACATAATCCGGAGAAAAAAGCAGAGGGAATCGCTCTTGGTTTGACAGTGGGTTCCTGGACTGACCTGCCGGAACTGGACCAAAGACAATTAAAAAAGCATAAGGGGAGAGTGGTTTCTGTAGAAGGTTCAAGTCTGGACCACAATTCAGAAACAGTGGCAACAATCAAAATCGCTTATCCTGCCCTCAATTTTTCATCAGACCTGCCAGCCATTTTGACAACTGTTTTTGGTAAACTCTCGCTTGATGGCAAAGTAAAGCTGGTTGATCTTGAATTTGGTAAAGAATTGAAAAAAGCCTTCCCGGGTCCTCGCTTCGGGATTGAAGGAATCAGGAGGAAGCTTGGTGTCCATGATCGCCCGTTGCTCATGAGCATCTTCAAAGGGGTCATCGGACGTGATATGGACTTCCTGCTAAAACAGCTTAAAAAGCAAAGCCTTGGAGGAGTGGATCTGATCAAGGACGACGAAATCCTCTTCGAGAATGAGCTTACACCGATCGAAAAGAGAGTCACGTTTGGTAAACAGGTTCTCGAGGAAGTCTATGAAACTACTGGGCACAGGACCTTATACGCGGCCAATCTGACAGGAAGGACCTCACAGTTGAAAGACAAAGCCAGAAAAGCGGCTGAACTTGGAGCTGACGCGCTATTGTTCAATGTGTTCGCCTATGGCCTCGATGTCCTGCAGGAATTAAGAGAAGATGATGAAATCGGCATTCCAATCATGGCTCACCCTGCGGTTAGTGGGGCGCTGACATCGGCTGATGAATATGGTTTTTCCCATTCATTGCTGCTCGGCAAGCTAATCCGCTATGCGGGTGCAGACTTTTCCCTATTCCCATCTCCTTATGGAAGTGTGGCCCTGGAAAAGGAGCAGGCACTCTCCATTGCGGATGCACTTACATCCAAGGATGTATTCAAGAGAGCATTTCCCGTTCCATCGGCAGGCATACATCCTGGAATGGTGCCGCTGTTAATTAATGATTTTGGAGTAGATTCAATCATAAATGCAGGCGGAGGTGTCCATGGTCATCCTGGTGGAGCGCAGGGAGGCGGCAAGGCATTCAGACAGGCTATTGAAACCGTACTCCAGGAAAAAAGCCTTGAAGAAGGCGCGCTGGAGCATGCTGAGTTGAAAACAGCTTTAGGTCTGTGGGGTTCGTCAGAGGCGGTGGCAAAGTGA
- a CDS encoding ferredoxin family protein encodes MSTTNIEEKQFLLRFKCDTKSHLTVLDHDVCMTQCPDKLCTVFCPAEVYKWEGKRMQVGYEGCHECGSCRIGCPYQNIKWEYPKGGHGIVFRLA; translated from the coding sequence ATGTCAACGACGAACATCGAGGAAAAACAATTTCTTTTAAGGTTTAAGTGTGACACGAAATCACATCTGACAGTTTTGGACCATGACGTCTGCATGACGCAGTGTCCTGACAAACTCTGTACAGTATTCTGCCCGGCTGAAGTATACAAGTGGGAAGGGAAAAGGATGCAGGTAGGCTATGAAGGCTGTCATGAATGCGGCAGCTGCCGGATCGGCTGCCCTTACCAGAATATCAAATGGGAATATCCAAAGGGTGGACACGGCATTGTATTCAGGCTTGCTTAA
- a CDS encoding electron transfer flavoprotein subunit beta/FixA family protein has protein sequence MHIVVCVKQVPDTKIIKINPKTNTLDRRSAPAILNPYDAHAVQEAVKIRNKTGGTISVLSMGPPQAVAVIKKSVEIGADRGYLISDRAFAGADTLATSYALSKALEKISKDNPIDLIICGKHAIDGDTGQVGPGIARRLDIPPITNVIEVSEVNKEEKYVHIKRKQIDGYEVLQSQLPCLLTVEKEINDIEYAPLPNMINAARYEPVIWSVNDLEDVDKTQLGLKGSPTIVGKMFSPPKLEGGKRIEGNPDAQVDQLMGILMERKDLFKLKTANS, from the coding sequence ATGCACATTGTCGTATGTGTCAAGCAAGTGCCCGATACGAAAATCATCAAAATCAATCCTAAGACCAATACTCTGGACAGGCGAAGCGCACCAGCCATCTTGAATCCGTATGATGCTCATGCTGTACAGGAGGCAGTCAAAATCAGGAATAAAACAGGAGGAACAATTTCAGTTCTTTCAATGGGACCTCCACAGGCAGTCGCTGTTATCAAGAAAAGTGTAGAAATTGGCGCTGATCGTGGATACCTGATTTCAGACAGGGCTTTCGCAGGTGCAGATACCCTTGCTACAAGTTATGCGCTGTCCAAAGCACTTGAAAAAATCTCGAAGGACAATCCGATCGACCTGATCATTTGCGGGAAGCATGCAATTGATGGTGATACAGGACAAGTAGGACCGGGTATTGCGCGCCGGCTTGATATTCCCCCTATCACGAATGTAATTGAAGTTTCAGAGGTTAATAAGGAAGAAAAATATGTCCATATCAAGCGCAAGCAAATTGACGGCTACGAAGTCCTGCAATCGCAGCTGCCTTGCTTGCTGACTGTGGAAAAAGAGATTAATGACATAGAGTATGCACCACTTCCTAATATGATCAATGCCGCGCGATATGAACCTGTCATCTGGTCTGTGAATGACCTTGAGGATGTTGACAAGACCCAGTTGGGACTAAAAGGATCGCCAACGATTGTCGGAAAAATGTTCAGTCCCCCTAAGCTTGAAGGCGGGAAAAGGATCGAAGGAAATCCCGATGCCCAGGTAGATCAGTTAATGGGAATTCTGATGGAAAGAAAGGACTTATTCAAATTAAAAACAGCCAACTCTTGA
- a CDS encoding carbon-nitrogen family hydrolase — MKFKIACLQMDIAFGDPANNYKHAAKLMEQANAQKPDITVLPELWTTGYDLDNLKTTAEAGAQTAKAFFKDAAVKYNSHFIGGSVANKTESGIENTLLVFDKNGDQAGTYSKLHLFKLMDEHLHLAAGKGKGLFSLDDHKFAGLICYDIRFPEWVRAHALDDVEAMFVVAEWPIQRMEHWRALLIARAIENQCFVVACNRAGSDPNNTFAGHSMVINPWGEVIAEAGEGEEILTAEIDLVEVTEARSRIPIFTDRRPEFY; from the coding sequence ATGAAATTTAAAATAGCTTGTCTGCAAATGGATATTGCGTTTGGGGATCCTGCAAATAACTACAAACATGCAGCTAAACTGATGGAACAGGCAAATGCCCAAAAACCTGATATTACAGTCCTCCCCGAACTATGGACTACCGGATATGATCTCGATAATTTAAAAACCACAGCAGAAGCAGGGGCACAAACAGCCAAAGCGTTTTTCAAGGATGCAGCTGTGAAATACAATTCGCATTTCATTGGCGGATCTGTTGCCAATAAAACAGAATCAGGCATTGAAAATACACTTCTTGTATTCGACAAAAATGGAGATCAGGCAGGAACCTATAGCAAGCTTCATTTGTTCAAGCTGATGGATGAGCATTTGCACCTGGCTGCCGGAAAGGGAAAAGGGCTGTTTTCCTTGGATGACCATAAATTTGCCGGCCTGATCTGCTATGATATCAGGTTCCCTGAATGGGTCCGTGCCCATGCACTAGATGATGTCGAAGCGATGTTTGTAGTCGCTGAATGGCCTATCCAGCGTATGGAGCACTGGAGGGCATTGCTCATCGCCCGTGCGATTGAGAACCAATGCTTTGTGGTTGCCTGCAACCGTGCTGGCTCTGACCCCAACAATACATTCGCCGGCCATTCGATGGTTATTAATCCATGGGGTGAAGTAATCGCTGAAGCTGGGGAAGGAGAGGAAATCCTTACTGCCGAAATCGATCTCGTCGAGGTTACGGAGGCAAGGAGCAGGATTCCTATCTTTACCGATCGCAGGCCAGAATTTTATTAA
- a CDS encoding pyridoxal phosphate-dependent aminotransferase, with the protein MEFTQSDLLKSLPKQFFASLVQKVGAYTEKGADIINLGQGNPDQPTPTHIVEKLKRAGENPVNHKYSPFRGQRSLKEAAAAFYKREYGVDLDPEEEIAILFGGKAGLVEIPQCLLNPGDTILVPDPGYPDYWSGVELARAKMVTMPLREENDFLPDYDELTAEQLEKAKLMFLNYPNNPTGAVADKEFFDQTIELARKNEICVVHDFAYGAIGFDGNRPQSFLQSEGAKDVGIEIYTLSKTYNMAGWRVGFAAGNKSVIAAINLLQDHMYVSLFGAVQEAAAEALLGPQECVAELNDLYESRRNVLIDGLTKIGWQVSAPKGSFFAWLKVPEPFTSVGFADYLLEKAHIAVAPGVGFGEHGEGFVRVGLLTSEERMREAVSRIESLEIFKKNS; encoded by the coding sequence ATGGAATTTACACAATCGGATTTACTGAAAAGCCTGCCCAAGCAATTTTTTGCTTCACTGGTGCAAAAGGTTGGCGCATATACAGAAAAAGGGGCAGACATTATCAATCTGGGGCAGGGAAACCCTGACCAACCGACACCAACGCATATTGTTGAAAAATTGAAGCGAGCTGGAGAGAATCCGGTGAACCATAAATATTCCCCCTTCAGAGGACAGCGTTCGTTAAAAGAGGCTGCGGCAGCATTTTATAAAAGGGAGTACGGAGTTGACCTTGATCCAGAAGAAGAAATTGCCATCCTATTCGGAGGCAAGGCCGGCCTAGTAGAAATTCCTCAATGTCTGTTGAATCCTGGGGATACGATTCTTGTTCCTGATCCCGGCTATCCTGACTACTGGTCTGGAGTCGAGCTGGCCAGGGCAAAGATGGTAACGATGCCACTTCGTGAAGAGAATGATTTTCTCCCTGATTATGATGAGTTAACTGCCGAACAATTGGAAAAAGCGAAGCTGATGTTTCTTAACTATCCCAATAATCCTACAGGTGCAGTGGCCGATAAAGAGTTTTTTGACCAGACAATCGAGCTGGCTCGAAAAAATGAAATCTGTGTAGTGCACGATTTTGCGTATGGAGCAATTGGCTTTGATGGGAACCGCCCGCAAAGCTTTTTACAGTCCGAAGGCGCGAAGGACGTAGGAATCGAAATTTATACGCTGTCCAAAACCTATAACATGGCAGGTTGGCGTGTTGGTTTTGCGGCAGGTAATAAGAGTGTGATTGCCGCAATCAATTTGCTGCAGGACCATATGTATGTCAGCTTGTTTGGTGCGGTGCAGGAAGCAGCAGCGGAAGCTTTGCTGGGACCCCAGGAATGCGTCGCTGAGTTGAATGATTTATATGAATCTAGAAGAAACGTACTTATTGACGGTCTGACAAAGATTGGCTGGCAGGTGTCTGCCCCAAAAGGCTCATTTTTTGCCTGGCTGAAGGTTCCGGAACCATTCACTTCAGTTGGATTCGCGGATTACTTGCTGGAAAAAGCACACATAGCCGTTGCACCTGGCGTAGGCTTCGGTGAGCATGGTGAGGGTTTTGTGAGGGTTGGCTTGCTGACTTCGGAAGAGAGAATGCGTGAAGCAGTCAGCAGAATTGAAAGCTTGGAAATATTCAAAAAAAATAGTTGA
- a CDS encoding 2-hydroxy-3-keto-5-methylthiopentenyl-1-phosphate phosphatase, protein MRQPVIFCDFDGTVTEKDNIIAIMKEFAPDGWDEIKEAVLDRSISIREGVGKMFSLLPVSKKEEIIQFAVQNARIRQGFQEFLDYASDEGIPVYIVSGGIDFFVEPIIQQFGPLAGVYCNSSDFSGETIKIEWPNSCDDQCSNDCGCCKPSIMRKLEKSSAYKIVIGDSVTDLEAAKQADLVLARDYLKDKCEEWEIEHRPFETFYDCIEALKTETGVRG, encoded by the coding sequence GTGAGACAGCCAGTTATTTTTTGTGACTTTGACGGAACAGTAACCGAAAAGGACAATATCATTGCCATCATGAAAGAATTCGCGCCTGATGGCTGGGATGAGATTAAAGAAGCAGTGCTTGACCGCAGTATTTCAATCAGGGAAGGAGTAGGGAAAATGTTTTCCCTACTGCCGGTCTCCAAAAAGGAAGAAATTATTCAGTTTGCTGTACAGAATGCCAGGATCCGCCAAGGCTTTCAGGAATTCCTGGATTATGCGAGCGATGAAGGCATACCTGTTTACATCGTCAGCGGGGGAATTGATTTTTTCGTAGAACCTATCATTCAACAATTCGGACCCCTCGCTGGCGTTTACTGCAACAGTTCGGATTTTTCAGGAGAAACGATAAAAATTGAATGGCCCAACAGCTGCGATGATCAATGTTCAAATGATTGCGGCTGCTGTAAACCATCCATCATGAGAAAACTTGAAAAAAGCAGCGCCTATAAAATCGTCATCGGGGACTCCGTAACTGATCTGGAAGCTGCAAAACAAGCAGATCTTGTGCTTGCCAGAGACTACTTAAAGGATAAATGCGAAGAATGGGAGATAGAACATAGACCATTTGAAACGTTTTATGACTGTATTGAAGCACTTAAAACTGAGACAGGGGTGAGAGGATGA
- a CDS encoding electron transfer flavoprotein subunit alpha/FixB family protein — protein sequence MEENQGVWVFIEVNDGKIEGVSLELLGAGRKLADKLEVPLSGVMLGEGVMPLANEVIYAGADQVYVVDHPVLKDYRTESYMKGVCILAEKYKPEIFLYGATPNGKDLASAVATDLSTGLTADTTMLDVDIEKRLLEASRPAFGGNIMATILCKKHRPQMATVRPKVMKALEADEGRKGVIIEEELELREEDMRTKVLKIVKDVTKKASLAEAHVIVAGGKGLGDIQGFQLIHELAEVIGASVGGTRDVVEAGWLKHEQQIGQTGETVTPKIYFAIGISGAIQHVEGMKNSELIIAINKDPNAPIFDVATYGIVGDALEIVPKLIKQFKELSKEKGGEMSYV from the coding sequence ATGGAAGAAAACCAGGGAGTCTGGGTATTCATTGAAGTAAATGATGGAAAAATCGAAGGAGTTTCACTGGAATTGCTTGGTGCAGGAAGGAAGCTTGCAGACAAGCTGGAAGTGCCGCTTTCCGGAGTTATGCTCGGGGAAGGTGTCATGCCTTTAGCGAATGAAGTCATCTATGCAGGTGCAGACCAGGTTTACGTTGTTGACCATCCGGTCCTAAAAGATTATCGGACTGAGTCATATATGAAGGGTGTCTGTATCCTTGCTGAAAAATACAAGCCGGAAATCTTCCTTTATGGAGCGACACCAAATGGAAAGGACTTGGCAAGTGCGGTCGCAACGGATTTAAGCACCGGTTTGACAGCGGATACTACAATGCTTGATGTCGATATCGAGAAAAGGCTGCTTGAAGCGAGCCGTCCTGCTTTTGGCGGTAATATAATGGCAACCATTCTATGTAAAAAACACAGGCCGCAAATGGCCACAGTGCGCCCTAAGGTGATGAAAGCCCTTGAAGCAGATGAAGGCAGGAAGGGAGTCATCATCGAAGAAGAGTTAGAACTTAGGGAAGAGGATATGCGCACAAAGGTGCTTAAAATTGTGAAGGACGTAACAAAAAAGGCCAGCCTGGCAGAAGCCCATGTCATCGTCGCTGGAGGAAAAGGTTTAGGCGATATCCAGGGATTCCAGCTAATTCATGAGTTAGCAGAAGTAATTGGAGCAAGTGTTGGCGGCACAAGGGATGTTGTAGAGGCAGGCTGGCTGAAGCATGAACAGCAAATAGGCCAGACTGGCGAGACCGTCACTCCGAAGATCTATTTTGCCATCGGGATCTCAGGGGCAATCCAGCATGTCGAAGGAATGAAGAACTCTGAGCTGATCATTGCTATCAACAAGGATCCGAACGCTCCGATTTTCGACGTAGCCACATATGGCATTGTTGGCGATGCATTGGAAATTGTACCGAAACTAATCAAGCAGTTCAAAGAGCTCAGCAAAGAGAAGGGCGGGGAAATGAGCTATGTCTGA
- a CDS encoding hemerythrin domain-containing protein: protein MTGCMSGINQDSSFTLSAGLQQLKNEHPPLLEMLATLLDLSQKIEEGEQMEENFSRLREMVIEFLAELEPHSEREEGVLFEMMAAYIGREMGPIAVMEYEHDQAKRFIGTFLHNTKDGTTGFSRDKMIENAQMIKNANYTLVSHFAKEESILFPMAENMFSEEEKQELAERIQLI, encoded by the coding sequence ATGACAGGTTGTATGAGCGGTATTAACCAGGATTCAAGTTTTACATTAAGTGCAGGTCTTCAGCAATTAAAAAATGAACATCCACCACTATTGGAGATGCTTGCGACCCTTTTGGATCTTTCACAGAAAATCGAAGAAGGGGAGCAAATGGAAGAGAATTTCTCAAGGCTTAGGGAAATGGTCATTGAGTTCCTTGCAGAGCTGGAGCCGCATTCAGAGAGGGAAGAAGGCGTGCTGTTCGAAATGATGGCAGCCTATATTGGAAGAGAAATGGGACCTATTGCGGTTATGGAATATGAACATGATCAGGCAAAGCGATTTATCGGAACGTTCCTTCATAATACAAAGGATGGTACCACAGGTTTTTCACGAGATAAGATGATTGAGAATGCCCAGATGATAAAAAATGCTAATTACACTTTGGTGAGCCACTTCGCCAAAGAGGAAAGCATTCTTTTCCCGATGGCGGAGAATATGTTCAGCGAGGAAGAAAAACAGGAATTGGCTGAACGCATTCAGTTAATATAA
- a CDS encoding aspartyl-phosphate phosphatase Spo0E family protein, translated as MYQSQNALLKEIDRVRELMVASALETGYTSAETVRRSQELDTLIYEYQSLCRETELQRQKTKILFRQMILLTKKQYILSHA; from the coding sequence GTGTATCAATCGCAAAATGCTTTGTTGAAGGAAATCGATCGCGTTAGGGAATTGATGGTGGCTTCTGCACTGGAAACAGGATATACAAGTGCTGAAACAGTCCGCCGCAGCCAGGAGCTCGACACTCTGATTTATGAATATCAGTCATTATGCAGGGAGACAGAATTACAGCGGCAAAAAACTAAAATTCTTTTCAGGCAAATGATCCTGCTCACAAAGAAACAATATATTTTATCGCATGCGTGA